Genomic window (bacterium):
GGAGGCACGCGTTAGCATTTTCCTTAAAATGGCCGAACTTTTAGCCGGTCCATGGCGCTATATCACTAACGCAGCAACCATGCTCGCGCAGAGCAAAAATTCATTCCAGGCAGAAATCGATAGCGCGTGTGAGCTAATCGATTTCTTCCGCTTTAACAGTTATTATGCAATGCAGATATATGAAGAGCAACCCAGAAGCAGTAAGGGTATCTGGAACTATGTCGAGTATCGCCCGTTGGAGGGTTTTGTTTTCGCTGTAACGCCATTTAATTTTTCCAGCATAGCTGGTAATCTCCCGACATCGCCGGTTGTAATGGGCAATGTTAGCTTATGGAAACCGGCATCCAGCGCGGTTTTCAGTGCATATTACTTAATGAAACTCTTCAAAGCTGCCGGCATTCCAGACGGCGTTATTAACTTCATCCCCGGGCCAGGAAGTAAAGTCGGGCCGACAGTGCTCAAAAATCCTCATCTTGCAGGTGTTCATTTCACCGGAAGCACGGCTGTTTTCCAAGAGATGTGGAGAACTATCGGTGTAAACATCCAGAATTATAAGACCTATCCGCGTATAGTCGGAGAAACCGGCGGTAAGGATTTTATTTTTGCACATAAATCCGCAGACGTCGACGAGTTAGTAACCTCAGCAATTCGAGGCGCCTTTGAATATCAGGGGCAAAAATGCTCGGCTGCGAGTAGAATGTATATACCAAACAACATCTGGCCAAATTTCCGAGAGAAGATAGTTGCTCAACTTAAAACAGTTAAGATGGGTTCTGTCGAGGATCCCAGCAATTTCGTTAATGCTGTCATTGATAAATGGGCTTTCCGCGACATCACTGCCTACATCGATTTCTGCAAAGAATCCCCTGACGCTGAGATCATTTCTGGTGGAAGTTATGATGATTCAAAGGGATACTTCATTGAGCCGACAGTCATTTTAGCAAAGAAGCCCGATTTCAAGACCATGGTCGAAGAGGTCTTCGGCCCTGTTCTCACGATATATGTTTATGAGGCTGATAAATATGAAGAAACACTGAAGATCTGCGACAATACCAGCCAGTATGCGCTCACCGGCGCGGTGTTCGCCTTGGACCGTGAAGCGATAAATACCGCAATCGTAGCGCTTCGCAATTCTGCGGGTAATTTCTATATCAACGACAAACCCACAGGTGCGGTTGTTGGCCAACAACCCTTCGGTGGCGCACGAGCCTCTGGCACCAACGATAAGGCCGGAAGCAAATCCAACCTCATGCGCTGGGTTAGCACGCGCACGATCAAGGAAACCTTTGTCCCAGCCAAGGATTATCGCTATCCATACATGGGATAGTCGAGATAATCGAGCATTATCGATGTAAACTACAAGGGCGCGGAAACGCGCCTTTGTTTATTATTCTAGCTCACTCAAAGAACGTAAGTAGCATATTCTTGAAGGGGTTCAAATAGAAATCGGGGCATCTCCTCTTTTTTAGACTTCTATGCGGCATTCCTTCATTCAGGTATAGATACGGCCATTTCGGTCGTTGAATCGGTCTTCAAGAGCTCACAAAGCAATAACAGAGTAAGATCAAGTCTGAGACTTCTCAGCACAACACAAAATATTTCTGCTCTTTTTCCCATTTGGCTTGACCTGAGCACCCACCAGTTTTATAATAATGAGATTCTATTATGAGAAGTATGATATTCAGTATAATGCTTTTTTCGGCTGTGGCTTTCTCACAAAGCGACAGCTTGTGGAATTGCATCGTGAAATCGAGTATCCAACTCGCACCTACGCAATCCACTACGGGCAATTATTCCCAAATATCTGGTGCTGATTCATCAGAGGGGCGATTCTTCTATGAACCGCCACATGCAACTTTCTTTACTATCGACGATTCGGTCTACGTGCAGGATTTCTTCTCACTCAAAGACCCTTGGTTCGACTGGTGGATACAACGCGATCCTGCAATATATCCTGATATGTATTCCTCCACAAAAGTAAAGGATTCACTTTCCTTTGCGATTTACGAACACCATTCGCTTTCACCTAAGTTTGCAAATGTCCGCACGGCTTATGATCGCGGGACTTGCGAGCTTTATTCGGCCTATTTTTACTGGCCTGTGGAGGCTGGCCACGGTTTTCCGGGCGCCGATGCGATTTACTATGAGTTCTATGTCACAGACCGAATGGTCTTAACACCCACTTTGCGGATATATTTTAATAAACGAGGCGAACCGGTCGAAACGGTTAAATTCATGCCGATCGGTAATGTCGCAGACACACCGTTAGACAGCGTTATTATTGAGAAACTCCTGTCAAACGAGCCATTCGATTAGAGGTGCTTATGGACTTGAATTTTCTTGGAACCGTTATAGAATTAGGCTTTTTAGCTTTGATGTTCGGTGCTTTTCTAGGTTTCGCGGCGAAGAAATTCGCTGTCGAGGTCGATGAGCGGGTCGAGAAGGTGGGAAGTGTTCTTCCAAACGCCAACTGTGGTGCTTGCGGCTACCCGGGGGGATGTTCAGGTTTTGCCAAAGCCGTTGTCAGTGGAGAGGCCGCAGTTAACGCCTGTATCCCAGGAGGATCCGCAGTGGCATCGGCTATAGCCGAAATACTCGGGACTGAAGCAGGCAATTCAGTGAAAGTCGTGGCGGCACTGAAATGCCGTGGAGGTAAATCGCGCGCCAAAGACAAATACCAATACGATGGAATCCATGATTGTCGAGCAGCTGTCTTAGTTACCGATGGTCCAAAGCTCTGCCCGAATGCCTGTATTGGCCTGGGGACCTGTGCCGAGGTATGCCCATTCGATGCAATCACCATGGGCCCGGAAGACTTGCCCATCATCTCGGACGCTAAATGCACAGGTTGCGGTGCATGTATAAGCGCCTGTCCAAAGGGCGTTCTTGAGCTTATTCCCCTCAAAAATCAAGTATGGGTAGCTTGCAATAATATCCTCCCCGGTAAAAATGTAAAAAACGCCTGTGAAACTGGATGTATCGCCTGTAGGCTTTGCGAGAAGAACTGCCCGGTTAATGCGATAACAATCGAAAACAACCTAGCCCACATAGACTATTCCAAATGCACAAACTGTCAGATTTGTGTAGTCGTTTGTCCTACCGGCACTATTCACACAAAAAAATCCGGTGAAGTCTCAAATGATGCACCCAAGATTCGAGCAGCCCTTGAACGCAAAAAAGCAAAGGAAAAAGAGCGGAAAAAAGCTCTAACTGAAGCTAAAAACAAAGAAGAATAAGAATAAAGTCTAATTTTTAAATTGTTGTCAAAAAATAGCTGCTTTGCTAGAGGGAGTATTAAGCT
Coding sequences:
- a CDS encoding Fe-S cluster domain-containing protein is translated as MDLNFLGTVIELGFLALMFGAFLGFAAKKFAVEVDERVEKVGSVLPNANCGACGYPGGCSGFAKAVVSGEAAVNACIPGGSAVASAIAEILGTEAGNSVKVVAALKCRGGKSRAKDKYQYDGIHDCRAAVLVTDGPKLCPNACIGLGTCAEVCPFDAITMGPEDLPIISDAKCTGCGACISACPKGVLELIPLKNQVWVACNNILPGKNVKNACETGCIACRLCEKNCPVNAITIENNLAHIDYSKCTNCQICVVVCPTGTIHTKKSGEVSNDAPKIRAALERKKAKEKERKKALTEAKNKEE
- the pruA gene encoding L-glutamate gamma-semialdehyde dehydrogenase, translating into MFNAKLTVPTPINEPVLSYAPGNPETIALKEAIQKLKSEKPEIPLIIGGKEIKTGKIAECVAPHDKNCILATYHQAGEKEVDMAVEAALEARKKWAETPWEARVSIFLKMAELLAGPWRYITNAATMLAQSKNSFQAEIDSACELIDFFRFNSYYAMQIYEEQPRSSKGIWNYVEYRPLEGFVFAVTPFNFSSIAGNLPTSPVVMGNVSLWKPASSAVFSAYYLMKLFKAAGIPDGVINFIPGPGSKVGPTVLKNPHLAGVHFTGSTAVFQEMWRTIGVNIQNYKTYPRIVGETGGKDFIFAHKSADVDELVTSAIRGAFEYQGQKCSAASRMYIPNNIWPNFREKIVAQLKTVKMGSVEDPSNFVNAVIDKWAFRDITAYIDFCKESPDAEIISGGSYDDSKGYFIEPTVILAKKPDFKTMVEEVFGPVLTIYVYEADKYEETLKICDNTSQYALTGAVFALDREAINTAIVALRNSAGNFYINDKPTGAVVGQQPFGGARASGTNDKAGSKSNLMRWVSTRTIKETFVPAKDYRYPYMG